One window from the genome of Candidatus Chlorohelix allophototropha encodes:
- a CDS encoding glycosyltransferase family 4 protein produces the protein MKRIGIDFTAAIRQAAGVGRHTRSLVTTLLENEPHGLEFVLFYAGGKLTNQQENYIRSLEIKYRPVVSFARLPFSEPFLTRVWQRARVPLPLEWVVRFENPFPFPNQLGKLDIVHFPDFVMAPHRSGKDIVTVHDLSFIVVPECADDKLRRYLTEAVPRATRQAERIIVVSESIKRELVERLKLPPDKIKVIYNGVSPKFHSLTDTQALEEVRSKLGLPPRFALFVGTIEPRKNLVRLVEAWRNIINTPEGKGRKLVLAGRRGWKYEPIFRRITELKMQNEIVWLDFVSDKDLPALYNLADLFVFPSLYEGFGIPPLEALACGTPVLVSDNSALSEVFEGAAVMCNPLQVDSIAQGIRQILTSLDGDHKLIDELRIKGLERAAQYTWEKAAADTLELYQSLN, from the coding sequence GTGAAACGGATTGGTATAGATTTTACGGCAGCAATTCGACAAGCGGCGGGTGTAGGACGACACACCCGTAGTTTGGTTACTACGTTGCTGGAAAATGAACCTCATGGTCTTGAATTTGTCCTATTTTATGCTGGTGGCAAACTTACCAACCAGCAGGAAAATTATATCCGCAGCCTTGAAATAAAGTATCGTCCGGTTGTCTCATTTGCGCGTCTGCCCTTCTCCGAGCCATTTCTGACTCGGGTGTGGCAAAGGGCACGTGTACCCCTTCCTCTAGAGTGGGTTGTCCGGTTTGAAAATCCCTTTCCTTTTCCAAATCAACTTGGGAAACTTGATATAGTACATTTCCCCGATTTTGTAATGGCTCCTCATCGCTCTGGCAAAGATATTGTGACGGTTCATGACCTGAGCTTCATTGTGGTGCCGGAGTGTGCAGACGATAAGTTGCGCCGCTATCTGACTGAGGCAGTGCCTCGTGCTACTAGGCAAGCCGAGCGAATTATTGTGGTTTCCGAAAGCATCAAACGTGAGTTGGTAGAACGGTTGAAATTACCCCCTGATAAAATAAAGGTTATCTATAATGGAGTAAGCCCTAAATTTCACTCTCTCACCGACACGCAAGCTTTAGAAGAAGTGCGCTCAAAATTGGGCTTACCACCCCGATTTGCTCTTTTCGTTGGTACGATTGAACCCCGCAAGAATCTGGTGCGCTTAGTGGAAGCTTGGCGCAATATTATAAATACACCGGAGGGTAAAGGGCGAAAACTGGTGCTGGCAGGGCGGCGCGGTTGGAAATACGAGCCGATTTTTCGGCGTATCACCGAACTAAAAATGCAGAATGAGATTGTCTGGCTCGATTTTGTATCTGACAAAGATTTACCTGCTTTGTACAATCTCGCTGATTTATTCGTCTTTCCTAGCCTGTACGAAGGCTTTGGTATTCCACCACTCGAAGCGCTCGCTTGTGGCACTCCGGTGCTGGTATCTGACAATTCGGCGCTGAGCGAAGTTTTTGAAGGCGCTGCGGTGATGTGTAACCCATTGCAGGTTGATTCAATCGCTCAAGGAATTAGGCAGATTCTTACCAGTCTTGATGGAGATCACAAGTTGATAGATGAATTACGGATCAAAGGCTTAGAACGTGCCGCCCAATATACTTGGGAAAAGGCAGCTGCCGACACGCTAGAGTTATACCAATCCTTGAATTAA
- a CDS encoding lysylphosphatidylglycerol synthase transmembrane domain-containing protein, with protein sequence MRKNTLEEKLPVEMFDDELEDEQEVEASYISLKDRLLDVKTLLGFGISAAIIVFFILTVKIDFATTFDNILKANLLYLLAAFALYYSTFLIRGIRWRMLLRNARFDQEHGVTLPPLPGLIEIIFLSWFVNCIVPAKLGDAYRGYLLKKNANASFSRTLGTIFGERVADLLVLFSLLCFGGAVAFSRVESKFTDLSLIFALGGVLVLGMAVGLLTLRFYSHKIEKFIPERLHGIYHKFQQGTVSTFHRKTLFKLYFLTGIIWMLEGMRLFFVMQALGITGLGLSVTIFVALTSSLLTTLPFTPAGLGAVEGAVVGVLTAFSVEKNMAASVAILDRVVNYWSIILIGGLVYIFSRKK encoded by the coding sequence TTGAGAAAAAATACTTTGGAAGAGAAATTGCCCGTGGAAATGTTTGATGATGAGCTTGAGGATGAGCAGGAAGTCGAAGCATCATATATTTCACTCAAAGACCGCCTTCTGGATGTCAAAACCCTTTTAGGCTTTGGTATCTCGGCGGCTATCATCGTTTTCTTTATTCTTACCGTCAAAATTGACTTTGCTACTACTTTCGACAACATCCTGAAAGCCAATTTACTCTATCTACTGGCAGCTTTTGCGCTTTATTATTCCACCTTTTTAATCCGAGGAATACGCTGGCGTATGTTGCTGCGCAATGCCCGCTTTGACCAAGAACACGGGGTTACATTACCACCCTTACCCGGTTTGATTGAGATAATTTTCCTGAGTTGGTTTGTCAATTGCATAGTTCCTGCCAAATTGGGAGATGCTTACCGAGGCTATCTTCTCAAGAAGAACGCCAATGCCAGCTTTAGTCGCACGCTTGGTACTATCTTCGGAGAGCGTGTTGCTGACCTATTGGTTTTATTCAGTCTGCTTTGCTTTGGCGGCGCAGTAGCTTTTAGCCGGGTAGAAAGCAAATTCACCGATCTGTCCTTGATTTTCGCGCTTGGTGGCGTGTTGGTGCTGGGGATGGCGGTCGGTTTGTTGACCTTGCGTTTTTACAGCCACAAGATAGAGAAATTTATTCCAGAACGCCTGCACGGAATCTATCACAAATTCCAGCAGGGGACAGTTAGCACTTTTCATCGCAAAACCCTGTTTAAGTTATACTTTTTGACTGGTATAATTTGGATGTTGGAAGGCATGCGGCTTTTCTTTGTAATGCAAGCGTTGGGTATAACAGGGTTAGGTCTGTCGGTAACAATCTTTGTTGCCTTAACCAGTTCGCTTTTGACGACACTTCCCTTTACTCCTGCCGGTCTGGGTGCAGTTGAAGGTGCGGTGGTGGGAGTTCTGACCGCTTTCAGCGTCGAGAAGAACATGGCAGCTTCAGTAGCTATTTTGGATAGAGTAGTAAATTATTGGAGTATCATACTTATTGGCGGATTGGTTTATATTTTCAGCAGGAAAAAGTGA